The Syngnathus typhle isolate RoL2023-S1 ecotype Sweden linkage group LG1, RoL_Styp_1.0, whole genome shotgun sequence genome includes a window with the following:
- the atg2a gene encoding autophagy-related protein 2 homolog A produces MSHWLFPWSGSIKKRACRYLLQHYLGHFLQERLSLEQLGLDLYNGSGVIKQINLDVWAVNELLENLGAPLEIVDGFVSSITVTIPWQALLTDHCTLEVSGLQITCRPKYRIGGGWDSQSWSSSMTSSMQLAQECLKDPPETSEEPPAPLEGLEMFAQTIETVLRRIKVTLLDTIVRIEHQPLDLETGIALEVHIKRLEYFDEAVRDPSNQTAVPVDIHQPPAFLQKILQLSAVQLLYDCIGTEQEVPEEKKTESDTCSEGEKEQEENDDDEQVEEKGKPLTLSPSQPLLIGSCSGFIETTIKIKQNDMLPGPKFELDGKVGCVHMLLSPAQITHLTDLLAALCIETESETKLGGVRNRPLDSDDLRLIEEDLSKQLGSSPRETDWDAECDLEPYVTTLENGEMFYSMGPAGMSSSVTSMRSGSELSDSDMDSSTHSLASLSQPGALAAQGLMSCPRRYPVAGCLSSLPQGSHRIRGRSQSSNAEQLKPDALLRLTLGGLTLTMLQDDPPAKPDNGPSLAQMSQVFFQELASFKDSMFGERDFHHLRSGFAKACPHSHVRVTGAAVQVSCEMRSGRRHSRAVTSDVSFSRLEMLECLWENNKPQYSELLQFQKASMFTVGVAARPCAQLHYSLTEKHLRKGKQRVVRCDSVARVELEDLSTELDLDIISRLGNLNNAFRRCPAEPAGPDNLQMRSSELYSSFSLLAPHAVVRLRFPIPDLRPLSERQPMSQRAVREETLVLELTELELRHQEAPDLQSGQPNQGQLSAPCLTQLLEASFTDLHGSYEGWEGGPFPCIRVKRSHDSLPRLSVRVHGGEAQGAAVGLAGLNLGLAQDLGAAFFESHCELNDKTSSPFSSNRTMFETEEMVIPADPEEMSQFQAQCVAQSQCAVDIRLPLAYVLFPSKQAFQSIYNRINNDLLMWEPPPPAPSSAHSPMPSHQQHDEFQLCKSAFRLDSDSEEDEPQFCLASEPSGRRKLALQHNPNHNLSLLSLTVNIGKGRLQARTDKKEDQSHGEIVLDLEGGKMFSVAQHQNDPNLSFLCLESQRVELYHKAVVKDTAIPLRIEVPNFISPKYLHPTIYPTEVGVSSVSGREAEPQMLSTAIKITLDPLRKVKEFLVALRLQGATMRHHVAQTNHSWHEQLVDFLDVIDDPILGYTAPAVITVLHTHLATCAVDYRPLYLPLRMLLTAESFSLSSNIIVDTATFHLRFILDDSALYLSDKCDSDVVDLRKDYICVLDMDLLELAITTWKGSDTGKLAQPLFELRCSNNVVHVHACADSCAALVNILQYLVSQGDLHPPPRHTSPTEIAGQKLPLSESPASVLPCPAAETAEINQCDLTDALIDTDKSHQEERIDPGSPSMPRGSPVSVYLFPGEGSRHDLSVLEEEEELDIQVTTATEAQADMMEDEGSEGSTDNDDFCILEAPGMGIAPRDGEPVVTVLVEGPIHVKDSHFSRPRGSSDLLRAPSRFPVPQSRVVLREISVVWHLYGGKDFGSKLSSIHSQHGNRGRSVPSGARSSPSRSAGSSRPQNSWRWAGGSGRQHGLLMEIQLTKVSFQHESYPLAVAGQDGETSASVGVSPGGEQPISRQVFIVQELEVRDRLASSQINKFLYLYTSESMPRRAHSNMLTIKALQVCPESGFGGPECCLRVSLLPLRLNIDQDALFFLKDFFSNLACSVNPYHPVDPASEVRADASQKASEEVETGGALGLDLTSSVETTHSEQSSSSVGSTSSSEQPIYFREFRFTSEVPIWLDYQGKHVVIEQGTFAGILIGLAQLNCSELKLKRLCCRHGLLGVDKVIQYAVSEWLADIRKNQLPGILGGVGPMHSVVQLFHGVRDLFWLPIEQYRKDGRIIRGLQRGAASFGTSTASAALELSNRLVQAIQATAETVYDILSPTPPLNRYAVTEGRAPSSRPRRPAQPADLREGVAKAYDTVREGVIDTAQTLCDVASRGHEQKGLPGAVGGVLRQIPPTVVRPLIVASEATSNLLGGMRNQIKPDARKEDFLKWRTEDCQE; encoded by the exons ATGTCTCACTGGCTCTTCCCCTGGTCGGGCTCCATCAAGAAGCGGGCCTGTCGGTACCTCCTCCAGCACTACCTTGGCCACTTTTTGCAGGAGCGCCTGAGCTTGGAGCAACTGGGCTTGGACCTGTACAATGGCAGCGGGGTCATCAAACAGATCAACCTCGACGTTTGG GCTGTCAATGAGCTTCTGGAGAACCTGGGTGCTCCACTGGAGATAGTGGATGGCTTTGTGAGCAGCATCACGGTGACCATCCCCTGGCAAGCTCTGCTCACAGACCACTGCACCTTGGAAGTGTCCGGCCTCCAGATAACATGCAGACCCAAGTACAGAATCG GTGGCGGCTGGGACTCGCAAAGCTGGTCATCCAGCATGACTTCCAGTATGCAGCTGGCCCAGGAGTGCCTGAAGGACCCCCCGGAGACGTCCGAGGAGCCGCCGGCCCCGCTTGAGGGGCTGGAGATGTTTGCACAAACCATAGAGACGG tCCTTCGTCGTATTAAAGTGACGCTCCTGGACACCATCGTACGCATTGAGCACCAGCCCCTGGATCTGGAAACAGGCATTGCCTTAGAGGTGCACATCAAACG GTTGGAGTACTTTGACGAGGCGGTGCGCGACCCATCCAACCAGACTGCCGTGCCTGTTGACATCCACCAGCCACCCGCCTTCCTGCAAAAGATCCTCCAGTTGAGTGCCGTTCAGCTCCTCTACGACTGCATTGGCACGGAGCAG GAAGTTCCTGAGGAGAAAAAGACGGAGTCAGACACTTGCAGTGAGGGAGAGAAGGAGCAGGAGGAAAATGACGATGATGAGCAAGTTGAAGAAAAAGGGAAGCCTCTGACGCTTTCCCCATCTCAGCCCTTGCTTATAGGCAGCTGCTCAGGTTTCATCGAGACCACAATCAAGATTAAGCAGAACGACATGTTGCCTGGaccaaag TTTGAGTTGGATGGGAAGGTGGGCTGTGTCCACATGCTTCTGTCTCCAGCTCAGATAACTCACCTGACTGACCTGCTGGCAGCTCTTTGCATAGAAACAG AGTCCGAGACCAAACTGGGTGGCGTGCGCAACCGCCCGCTAGACTCGGACGACCTGCGTCTGATCGAAGAAGATCTCAGCAAGCAGTTGGGCTCCAGTCCCAGAGAGACGGACTGGGATGCAGAGTGCGATCTGGAGCCCTATGTCACCACTCTGGAAAATGGAG AAATGTTCTATTCTATGGGTCCCGCGGGGATGAGCAGCAGTGTGACGTCGATGCGCTCTGGCAGCGAGTTGTCAGACAGTGATATGGACTCTTCCACGCACAGTCTGGCGAGCCTCTCTCAACCTGGAGCACTGGCTGCACAG GGCCTCATGAGCTGTCCCAGACGTTACCCAGTAGCAGGTTGTCTCTCCAGTCTACCACAAGGAAGTCATCGAATCAGAG GTCGTTCTCAAAGTAGCAATGCTGAGCAGCTGAAGCCCGACGCCTTGCTTCGTCTGACTTTGGGCGGACTCACTCTAACCATGCTGCAGGACGACCCGCCCGCCAAGCCGGACAACGGCCCTTCATTGGCTCAGATGTCCCAGGTTTTCTTCCAAGAGCTTGCCTCCTTTAAGGACAGCATGTTCGGCGAGAGAGACTTTCACCACCTAAGAAGCGGGTTCGCCAAAGCCTGCCCTCACTCGCACGTCAG agtgacgggagcagcggTGCAGGTTTCCTGTGAGATGCGCAGCGGGAGACGCCACAGTCGAGCGGTGACCTCCGACGTCTCCTTCAGCAGACTAGAAATGTTGGAATGTCTCTGGGAGAACAACAAGCCCCAGTACAGTGAG ttgctccaattccagaaagccaGCATGTTCACTGTGGGAGTCGCAGCCAGACCGTGTGCCCAGCTGCACTACAGCCTCACTGAGAAACACCTGAGGAAG GGTAAACAGCGGGTGGTTCGGTGTGACAGCGTGGCACGAGTGGAGCTGGAAGATCTCAGCACCGAGTTGGACCTGGACATCATCAGTCGACTGGGGAATCTGAACAATGCCTTCCGTCGCTGTCCTGCGGAGCCAGCTGGACCCGATAACCTCCAG ATGCGGAGCAGTGAGCTGTACTCCTCTTTCTCCCTCCTCGCCCCGCACGCCGTCGTCAGACTTCGTTTCCCCATTCCGGACCTGCGCCCCCTATCTGAGCGCCAGCCCATGAGCCAGAGGGCGGTGAGGGAGGAGACACTGGTGTTGGAGCTGACCGAGCTGGAGCTCAGGCACCAGGAAGCGCCGGACCTCCAGAGCGGGCAGCCCAACCAGGGTCAGCTTTCGGCCCCCTGCCTCACTCAGTTGCTGGAAGCCTCCTTTACAGACCTGCATG GGTCGTACGAGGGCTGGGAGGGAGGCCCCTTCCCCTGCATCAGAGTGAAGAGGAGCCATGACTCTCTGCCCAG GCTATCTGTACGGGTGCATGGAGGTGAAGCGCAGGGAGCGGCTGTGGGTCTGGCAGGCCTGAACCTGGGCCTCGCCCAAGACCTGGGAGCTGCCTTCTTTGAAAGCCACTGTGAGCTCAACGATAAAACAAGCTCTCCGTTCTCCTCCAACCGCACCATGTTCGAGACGGAGGAG ATGGTGATCCCTGCAGACCCCGAGGAGATGAGTCAGTTTCAGGCCCAATGTGTAGCCCAGTCTCAGTGTGCCGTGGACATTCGGCTTCCACTGGCCTACGTCCTTTTTCCCAGCAAGCAAGCGTTCCAAAGCATCTACAACAG GATTAACAATGATCTGCTGATGTGGGAGCCGCCTCCCCCCGCCCCATCCTCAGCCCACAGCCCCATGCCCAGTCACCAACAGCACGACGAATTCCAACTCTGCAAGTCGGCCTTTCGACTTG ACTCCGACTCAGAAGAAGATGAGCCTCAGTTCTGTTTGGCCAGTGAACCATCAGGAAGGAGAAAGTTAGCGCTCCAGCATAATCCGAACCACAACCTCAGCCTCCTCTCGCTCACTGTCAACATTGGCAAAGGTCGCCTCCAAGCCAGGACAGACAAGAAG GAGGACCAGAGTCATGGAGAAATTGTGCTCGACCTGGAAGGAGGGAAGATGTTCAGTGTAGCGCAGCACCAGAATGATCCCAATCTCAGTTTCTTGTGTTTGGAGAGTCAACGAGTTGAGCTCTACCATAAAG ctGTCGTGAAAGACACGGCTATTCCGCTACGGATAGAAGTGCCCAACTTCATTTCCCCAAAGTATTTGCACCCAACCATCTACCCCACTGAGGTGGGTGTCAGCAGCGTGAGCGGCCGGGAGGCGGAGCCACAGATGTTGTCCACGGCCATCAAAATCACTCTGGACCCGCTGAGGAAGGTCAAG GAATTCCTTGTTGCCCTTCGACTTCAGGGCGCCACCATGCGGCATCACGTGGCGCAGACCAATCACAGTTGGCATGAGCAG TTGGTTGACTTTCTGGATGTCATTGATGACCCGATTTTGGGATACACTGCACCCGCTGTCATTACCGTCCTCCACACGCATCTGGCTACATGTGCAGTTGACTACAG GCCACTCTATTTGCCTCTACGGATGTTGCTCACAGCAGAGTCCTTCTCCCTGTCCAGTAATATCATTGTAGACACAGCCACCTTTCACCTCAG ATTCATCTTGGATGACTCCGCCCTCTACCTCTCTGACAAATGTGATAGCGATGTAGTGGACCTGAGGAAGG ACTATATTTGTGTTTTGGACATGGACCTGCTCGAGCTCGCCATCACGACGTGGAAAGGCAGTGACACGGGCAAGCTG GCCCAGCCTTTGTTTGAGCTACGATGTTCCAACAATGTAGTTCATGTCCACGCGTGTGCCGATTCGTGCGCTGCCCTGGTCAACATACTGCAGTACCTCGTCTCCCAGGGTGACCTGCATCCACCGCCCCGACACACCTCCCCTACGGAAATAGCCGGTCAGAAACTACCG ctGTCTGAGAGCCCCGCGTCTGTGCTGCCATGCCCTGCTGCTGAAACCGCTGAGATTAACCAGTGTGATCTGACTGATGCCTTGATAGACACCGACAAGAGCCACCAAGAAGAGAGAATAGATCCAG GCTCGCCCTCCATGCCGAGAGGATCGCCCGTCTCGGTCTACTTGTTCCCTGGCGAGGGCTCCAGACATGATCTCTCtgtgctggaggaggaggaggagctcgACATTCAGGTCACCACGGCAACCGAGGCGCAGGCTGATATGATGGAAGACGAAGGTTCAGAGGGTTCCACTGACAACGATGACTTCTGCATCCTGGAGGCTCCTGGCATGGGCATTGCT CCTAGAGACGGCGAACCCGTGGTGACGGTGTTGGTCGAGGGTCCCATCCACGTGAAGGACAGCCACTTCTCCAGGCCGCGAGGAAGCTCCGACCTGCTTCGCGCTCCCAGCCGCTTCCCCGTACCACAAAGCCGGGTGGTGCTGCGGGAGATCTCTGTGGTGTGGCATCTCTATGGCGGCAAAGACTTTGGTTCCAAGCTCTCGTCTATACACAGCCAGCATGGAAATAG GGGTCGATCCGTCCCGTCTGGTGCCCGAAGCTCGCCATCTCGCTCCGCGGGTTCTTCTCGTCCCCAGAACTCGTGGCGGTGGGCTGGAGGTAGCGGCCGTCAGCATGGACTCCTCATGGAGATCCAACTCACCAAG GTGTCCTTCCAGCATGAGTCCTACCCGCTGGCGGTTGCCGGACAAGACGGTGAGACCTCTGCGTCCGTCGGGGTCAGTCCGGGAGGGGAGCAGCCCATCTCCAGGCAGGTTTTCATCGTCCAGGAGCTCGAGGTTCGCGACCGCCTGGCTTCCTCGCAAATCAACAAATTCCTTTACCTCTACACGAGCGAGAGCATGCCCCGAAGAGCCCATTCCAACATG TTGACCATAAAGGCCCTGCAAGTTTGTCCCGAATCTGGTTTTGGTGGTCCAGAGTGTTGCCTCCGAGTCAGCCTGCTGCCACTCAGACTTAACATTGACCAG GATGCATTGTTCTTCTTGAAGGACTTTTTCAGCAATTTAGCTTGTTCTGTGAACCCCTACCACCCTGTGGATCCCGCATCTGAAG TGAGAGCGGATGCCTCCCAGAAAGCGTCAGAAGAAGTGGAGACAGGCGGCGCTTTGGGATTGGATCTCACGTCTTCAGTAGAAACTACTCACAGCgagcagagctcctcctcagtcGGCTCTACCTCCTCCTCCGAGCAGCCGATCTACTTTCG CGAGTTTCGTTTCACCTCCGAAGTGCCTATCTGGCTGGACTATCAGGGCAAACACGTGGTCATCGAACAG GGAACCTTTGCCGGGATTCTGATTGGTCTGGCTCAGTTGAATTGTTCCGAACTGAAGCTGAAGAGGCTCTGCTGTCGACACGG CCTCCTGGGTGTTGACAAAGTGATCCAGTACGCTGTCAGTGAATGGCTGGCGGACATCAGGAAGAATCAGCTGCCGGGCATTCTTGGAGGCGTCGGCCCCATGCACTCGGTTGTCCAGCTGT TCCACGGGGTGAGAGATCTCTTCTGGCTGCCCATCGAGCAATACAGGAAAGACGGGCGGATTATCCGAGGTCTCCAGAGAGGGGCCGCCTCCTTTGGCACATCCACAGCGTCGGCGGCATTGGAACTCAGCAACAGGCTGGTGCAGGCCATTCAG GCCACGGCCGAAACGGTGTACGACATCCTGTCCCCGACGCCTCCCTTGAACCGCTACGCCGTCACAGAGGGACGGGCCCCTTCCAGTCGGCCACGCCGCCCAGCCCAACCCGCTGACCTCCGAGAGGGCGTCGCCAAGGCGTACGACACTGTCAGAGAG GGAGTGATTGACACAGCTCAGACCCTTTGCGATGTAGCATCCCGTGGGCACGAACAGAAAGGTCTTCCCGGCGCGGTGGGCGGCGTCTTGCGGCAGATCCCGCCCACCGTGGTGCGCCCGCTCATAGTGGCCTCAGAAGCCACTTCTAATCTGCTTGGCGGCATGCGTAATCAGATCAAACCGGATGCAAGGAAGGAGGATTTCTTGAAGTGGCGCACAGAGGACTGCCAAGAGTGA
- the zgc:162144 gene encoding RD3 domain-containing protein isoform X2, with amino-acid sequence MSECKMFPWSAIFSLEPKVPGQRTSEELVTNTLMLELGAMVKRTERIRLERACEGRRRHRSNICNSTAAAADYSWLASTPNPQPYQLTPNDLLELQDLCAKVPPAQCGPVIARFRRLVSQMEPEVYELPRLFRSALRDCLEEITGEGGVQNNMLMKQQRSKSLSFVTFRSKFRSGYFSMRSGLRGSRSDLQQVDWLDEDQEDDQEEREKEAIRARVRTRRSRSMPEIAPLEQSAQG; translated from the exons ATGAGTGAATGCAAG ATGTTTCCTTGGTCAGCCATCTTCTCCCTGGAGCCCAAAGTGCCAGGCCAGCGCACCAGCGAGGAGCTGGTTACCAACACGCTGATGCTGGAGCTGGGCGCTATGGTGAAGCGCACCGAGCGCATCCGCCTGGAGCGGGCCTGCGAGGGTCGGCGGCGCCACCGTAGCAACATTTGCAATtctacggcggcggcggcggattaCAGCTGGCTGGCCAGCACGCCCAACCCGCAACCTTACCAACTGACGCCTAATGACTTGCTGGAGTTGCAGGATCTCTGCGCCAAGGTGCCGCCCGCCCAGTGCGGTCCTGTCATTGCCAG ATTCAGGAGGCTGGTGTCCCAGATGGAGCCGGAAGTCTACGAGTTGCCTCGTCTCTTTCGCTCGGCGCTTCGCGACTGCCTGGAAGAGATCACAGGAGAAGGAGGAGTGCAAAACAACATGCTGATGAAGCAGCAGCGCAGCAAGAGCCTCTCCTTCGTCACATTCCGCAGCAAGTTCAGAAGCGGCTACTTTTCCATGAGGAGCGGCCTGAGAGGCTCCAGGAGCGACCTGCAGCAGGTGGATTGGTTGGATGAGGACCAGGAAGATGACCAAGAGGAACGGGAGAAAGAGGCCATCAGGGCTCGTGTCAGGACCAGGAGGAGTAGGAGCATGCCGGAGATCGCACCTTTGGAACAAAGTGCACaaggatga
- the zgc:162144 gene encoding RD3 domain-containing protein isoform X3 — MQAIFSLEPKVPGQRTSEELVTNTLMLELGAMVKRTERIRLERACEGRRRHRSNICNSTAAAADYSWLASTPNPQPYQLTPNDLLELQDLCAKVPPAQCGPVIARFRRLVSQMEPEVYELPRLFRSALRDCLEEITGEGGVQNNMLMKQQRSKSLSFVTFRSKFRSGYFSMRSGLRGSRSDLQQVDWLDEDQEDDQEEREKEAIRARVRTRRSRSMPEIAPLEQSAQG; from the exons ATGCAAG CCATCTTCTCCCTGGAGCCCAAAGTGCCAGGCCAGCGCACCAGCGAGGAGCTGGTTACCAACACGCTGATGCTGGAGCTGGGCGCTATGGTGAAGCGCACCGAGCGCATCCGCCTGGAGCGGGCCTGCGAGGGTCGGCGGCGCCACCGTAGCAACATTTGCAATtctacggcggcggcggcggattaCAGCTGGCTGGCCAGCACGCCCAACCCGCAACCTTACCAACTGACGCCTAATGACTTGCTGGAGTTGCAGGATCTCTGCGCCAAGGTGCCGCCCGCCCAGTGCGGTCCTGTCATTGCCAG ATTCAGGAGGCTGGTGTCCCAGATGGAGCCGGAAGTCTACGAGTTGCCTCGTCTCTTTCGCTCGGCGCTTCGCGACTGCCTGGAAGAGATCACAGGAGAAGGAGGAGTGCAAAACAACATGCTGATGAAGCAGCAGCGCAGCAAGAGCCTCTCCTTCGTCACATTCCGCAGCAAGTTCAGAAGCGGCTACTTTTCCATGAGGAGCGGCCTGAGAGGCTCCAGGAGCGACCTGCAGCAGGTGGATTGGTTGGATGAGGACCAGGAAGATGACCAAGAGGAACGGGAGAAAGAGGCCATCAGGGCTCGTGTCAGGACCAGGAGGAGTAGGAGCATGCCGGAGATCGCACCTTTGGAACAAAGTGCACaaggatga
- the zgc:162144 gene encoding RD3 domain-containing protein isoform X1, protein MKKIRWAPKCLLVGMHVEIRIIFLKHLTQMFPWSAIFSLEPKVPGQRTSEELVTNTLMLELGAMVKRTERIRLERACEGRRRHRSNICNSTAAAADYSWLASTPNPQPYQLTPNDLLELQDLCAKVPPAQCGPVIARFRRLVSQMEPEVYELPRLFRSALRDCLEEITGEGGVQNNMLMKQQRSKSLSFVTFRSKFRSGYFSMRSGLRGSRSDLQQVDWLDEDQEDDQEEREKEAIRARVRTRRSRSMPEIAPLEQSAQG, encoded by the exons ATGAAAAAAATTCGATGGGCACCAAAATGTCTTTTAGTCGGCATGCATGTTGAAATAAGAATTATTTTTCTGAAACATCTTACCCAGATGTTTCCTTGGTCAGCCATCTTCTCCCTGGAGCCCAAAGTGCCAGGCCAGCGCACCAGCGAGGAGCTGGTTACCAACACGCTGATGCTGGAGCTGGGCGCTATGGTGAAGCGCACCGAGCGCATCCGCCTGGAGCGGGCCTGCGAGGGTCGGCGGCGCCACCGTAGCAACATTTGCAATtctacggcggcggcggcggattaCAGCTGGCTGGCCAGCACGCCCAACCCGCAACCTTACCAACTGACGCCTAATGACTTGCTGGAGTTGCAGGATCTCTGCGCCAAGGTGCCGCCCGCCCAGTGCGGTCCTGTCATTGCCAG ATTCAGGAGGCTGGTGTCCCAGATGGAGCCGGAAGTCTACGAGTTGCCTCGTCTCTTTCGCTCGGCGCTTCGCGACTGCCTGGAAGAGATCACAGGAGAAGGAGGAGTGCAAAACAACATGCTGATGAAGCAGCAGCGCAGCAAGAGCCTCTCCTTCGTCACATTCCGCAGCAAGTTCAGAAGCGGCTACTTTTCCATGAGGAGCGGCCTGAGAGGCTCCAGGAGCGACCTGCAGCAGGTGGATTGGTTGGATGAGGACCAGGAAGATGACCAAGAGGAACGGGAGAAAGAGGCCATCAGGGCTCGTGTCAGGACCAGGAGGAGTAGGAGCATGCCGGAGATCGCACCTTTGGAACAAAGTGCACaaggatga
- the stx5a gene encoding syntaxin-5a isoform X2 produces MTCRDRTIEFQSACKSLQGRQNGVQPSKPALNALRQRSDFTVMAKRIGKDLSNTFAKLEKLTILAKRKSLFDDKAVEIEELTYIIKQDINSLNKQIAQLQELIKSRGAPGGRHIQTHSNTIVVSLQSKLASMSNDFKSVLEVRTENLKQQRSRREQFSQPPAASSPLMANNFKSSVLMQDESRSLGDVAIDMDSQANPLQLQLIDDQDSYIQSRADTMQNIESTIVELGSIFQQLAHMVKEQEETIQRIDSNVEDTQLNVEAAHSEILKYFQSVSSNRWLMIKIFLVLVVFFIIFVVFFA; encoded by the exons ATGACGTGCCGCGACCGGACCATCGAGTTCCAGTCGGCCTGCAAATCTCTCCAAGGCAGACAG AATGGAGTGCAGCCCAGTAAACCAGCTCTCAACGCTCTCAGGCAGCGTAGTGACTTTACAGTCATGGCCAA GAGAATTGGCAAAGACCTGAGCAATACGTTTGCCAAGCTGGAAAAACTTACAATTT TGGCTAAAAGAAAATCGCTATTTGATGACAAGGCAGTGGAGATTGAGGAGCTTACATATATCATTAAACAA GACATTAATAGCCTAAACAAACAGATAGCACAGCTGCAAGAGTTGATCAAGTCACGCGGAGCGCCGGGAGGCAGACATATCCAAACCCACTCCAACACCATTGTGGTCTCTTTACAG TCAAAACTAGCCTCAATGTCCAATGACTTCAAGTCAGTCCTTGAAGTCAGAACAGAG AACCTGAAGCAGCAGCGCAGCAGGAGAGAGCAAttctcccagcctcctgccgcATCGTCTCCGCTCATGGCCAATAATTTCA AGAGTTCGGTCCTGATGCAGGACGAGTCCCGGAGCCTGGGCGACGTGGCCATCGACATGGACTCTCAGGCCAACCCCCTCCAGCTCCAGCTCATTGATGATCAG GACTCGTACATTCAAAGCCGCGCGGACACCATGCAAAACATTGAGAGCACCATTGTGGAACTGGGCTCCATATTCCAACAGTTGGCACACATGGTCAAAGAGCAGGAGGAGACCATTCAGAG GATCGACTCGAACGTGGAGGACACACAGCTGAACGTGGAGGCGGCACACTCAGAGATCCTCAAATACTTCCAGTCAGTGTCGTCCAACCGCTGGCTGATGATCAAAATCTTCCTCGTCCTGGTTGTCTTCTTTATCATTTTTGTCGTCTTCTTCGCGTGA
- the stx5a gene encoding syntaxin-5a isoform X1 — protein sequence MTCRDRTIEFQSACKSLQGRQNGVQPSKPALNALRQRSDFTVMAKRIGKDLSNTFAKLEKLTILAKRKSLFDDKAVEIEELTYIIKQDINSLNKQIAQLQELIKSRGAPGGRHIQTHSNTIVVSLQSKLASMSNDFKSVLEVRTENLKQQRSRREQFSQPPAASSPLMANNFRSRKKGAQEPHAAREPRNDYQGFTTSNVKESSVLMQDESRSLGDVAIDMDSQANPLQLQLIDDQDSYIQSRADTMQNIESTIVELGSIFQQLAHMVKEQEETIQRIDSNVEDTQLNVEAAHSEILKYFQSVSSNRWLMIKIFLVLVVFFIIFVVFFA from the exons ATGACGTGCCGCGACCGGACCATCGAGTTCCAGTCGGCCTGCAAATCTCTCCAAGGCAGACAG AATGGAGTGCAGCCCAGTAAACCAGCTCTCAACGCTCTCAGGCAGCGTAGTGACTTTACAGTCATGGCCAA GAGAATTGGCAAAGACCTGAGCAATACGTTTGCCAAGCTGGAAAAACTTACAATTT TGGCTAAAAGAAAATCGCTATTTGATGACAAGGCAGTGGAGATTGAGGAGCTTACATATATCATTAAACAA GACATTAATAGCCTAAACAAACAGATAGCACAGCTGCAAGAGTTGATCAAGTCACGCGGAGCGCCGGGAGGCAGACATATCCAAACCCACTCCAACACCATTGTGGTCTCTTTACAG TCAAAACTAGCCTCAATGTCCAATGACTTCAAGTCAGTCCTTGAAGTCAGAACAGAG AACCTGAAGCAGCAGCGCAGCAGGAGAGAGCAAttctcccagcctcctgccgcATCGTCTCCGCTCATGGCCAATAATTTCA gGAGCCGCAAAAAAGGGGCCCAGGAGCCGCATGCAGCTCGCGAGCCGCGCAATGACTACCAGGGCTTTACAACCTCAAATGTAAAAG AGAGTTCGGTCCTGATGCAGGACGAGTCCCGGAGCCTGGGCGACGTGGCCATCGACATGGACTCTCAGGCCAACCCCCTCCAGCTCCAGCTCATTGATGATCAG GACTCGTACATTCAAAGCCGCGCGGACACCATGCAAAACATTGAGAGCACCATTGTGGAACTGGGCTCCATATTCCAACAGTTGGCACACATGGTCAAAGAGCAGGAGGAGACCATTCAGAG GATCGACTCGAACGTGGAGGACACACAGCTGAACGTGGAGGCGGCACACTCAGAGATCCTCAAATACTTCCAGTCAGTGTCGTCCAACCGCTGGCTGATGATCAAAATCTTCCTCGTCCTGGTTGTCTTCTTTATCATTTTTGTCGTCTTCTTCGCGTGA